In one Bosea sp. RAC05 genomic region, the following are encoded:
- a CDS encoding dipeptidase: MALATPPVQDNAYAAALALLDRAPLIDGHNDLPYVIRLDRTAKGDVGLYDLTKIHEKGDTDIPRMQAGKLAAQFFAAYVPPKQRNPAGFALAQIALMRDILKRHADVFRPGLSAADVLAAKAEGRIALFMTIENGTALDGELDALDAYFDLGIRLMTLCHNDSHDWCDSATDAPRNNGLSAFGKQVIGRMNTLGMVVDLAHVSPKVMHDTLDVTRAPVVWSHSNAFSLCDHPRNVPDDVLDRVAGNGGVVMATFVPDFISQASRDWHKPAKDQYGKSPDGVDHVKVEADLAAKAGPRPKATLAQYCDHLDYLAKRIGHDHVGIGSDFFGWINPDGLEDTSVFPALVAELIRRGWSETDLEKLAGGNTLRVLRAVEAAAG; encoded by the coding sequence ATGGCCCTCGCCACACCGCCCGTCCAGGACAATGCCTATGCCGCCGCGCTCGCGCTGCTCGACCGCGCGCCGCTGATCGACGGGCATAACGACCTTCCTTACGTCATCCGGCTCGACCGCACGGCGAAGGGCGATGTCGGCCTCTACGACCTGACGAAAATCCATGAGAAGGGCGACACCGACATCCCGCGGATGCAGGCCGGCAAGCTCGCGGCGCAGTTCTTCGCGGCCTATGTCCCGCCCAAGCAGCGCAACCCGGCCGGCTTCGCGCTCGCGCAGATCGCGCTGATGCGCGACATCCTCAAGCGCCATGCCGACGTCTTCCGGCCTGGGCTGAGTGCCGCCGATGTGCTGGCGGCGAAGGCCGAGGGGCGCATCGCGCTGTTCATGACGATCGAGAACGGCACGGCGCTCGACGGCGAACTCGACGCGCTCGACGCTTATTTCGACCTCGGCATCCGGCTGATGACGCTGTGCCACAACGACAGCCATGACTGGTGCGATTCCGCCACCGACGCGCCGCGCAACAACGGGCTCAGCGCCTTCGGCAAGCAGGTGATCGGCCGGATGAACACACTCGGCATGGTCGTCGACCTCGCCCATGTCTCGCCCAAGGTGATGCATGACACGCTCGACGTGACGCGGGCGCCCGTCGTCTGGTCCCATTCCAACGCGTTTTCGCTCTGCGACCATCCGCGCAACGTGCCCGACGACGTGCTCGACCGGGTCGCGGGCAATGGCGGGGTGGTGATGGCGACCTTCGTGCCGGACTTCATCAGCCAGGCCTCGCGCGACTGGCACAAGCCCGCCAAGGACCAGTACGGCAAGTCGCCGGACGGGGTCGATCACGTCAAGGTCGAGGCCGATCTCGCCGCCAAGGCCGGCCCGCGCCCGAAGGCGACGCTGGCGCAGTATTGCGACCATCTGGACTATCTGGCCAAGCGCATCGGCCACGACCATGTCGGCATCGGCTCGGATTTCTTCGGCTGGATCAACCCCGACGGGCTGGAGGATACGAGCGTCTTCCCGGCGCTGGTGGCGGAGCTGATCCGGCGCGGCTGGTCGGAAACCGATCTCGAAAAGCTCGCCGGCGGCAACACGCTGCGGGTGCTGCGGGCGGTCGAGGCGGCGGCGGGCTGA
- the rpsD gene encoding 30S ribosomal protein S4: MSKRHEAKYKIDRRLGQNIWGRPKSPVNRREYGPGQHGQRRKGKPSDFGTQLRAKQKLKGYYGSISEKQFRRYYAEAIRLKGDSGENLIGLLERRLDAVIYRAKFVPTVFAARQFVNHGHITVNGKRVNIASYQVKPGDVIAVKESSRQLAIVLESAQLAERDVPDYLDTDHTKSTATFTRTPTLTDVPYAVQMEPNLVIEFYSR, translated from the coding sequence ATGTCGAAGCGCCATGAGGCGAAATACAAGATTGACCGCCGCCTCGGTCAGAACATCTGGGGCCGCCCGAAGTCCCCGGTCAACCGCCGCGAATACGGCCCCGGCCAGCACGGCCAGCGCCGCAAGGGCAAGCCGTCGGACTTCGGCACGCAGCTGCGCGCCAAGCAGAAGCTGAAGGGCTATTACGGCTCGATCTCCGAGAAGCAGTTCCGCCGCTACTACGCCGAGGCGATCCGCCTCAAGGGCGACTCGGGCGAGAACCTGATCGGCCTGCTCGAGCGCCGCCTGGACGCCGTGATCTACCGCGCCAAGTTCGTGCCGACGGTCTTCGCCGCCCGTCAGTTCGTCAACCACGGCCACATCACGGTCAACGGCAAGCGCGTCAACATCGCCTCCTACCAGGTCAAGCCGGGTGACGTGATCGCGGTGAAGGAGAGCTCGCGCCAGCTCGCCATCGTGCTCGAGTCGGCCCAGCTCGCCGAGCGCGACGTGCCGGATTATCTCGACACCGACCACACCAAGTCGACCGCCACCTTCACCCGCACGCCGACGCTGACGGACGTGCCCTATGCGGTGCAGATGGAACCGAACCTGGTCATCGAGTTCTACTCGCGCTGA
- a CDS encoding FRG domain-containing protein encodes MSENFNYIAFGAREMVEDPVGLIGMTRGRMFEYTPSDIAKRLENLEPSSIAFLESIPTFLCTEIERAKGSASMLIKYGVIENTTVSPKEVSTSFTTIIDFGDVTFSDIEAAREVFDASGFQLYRTHWAVRVGDANQILARLGEIKPELREAVQAQLAPNAAAILTEPPPRTKKIIGTADSVEQFLQILYSLAAKEDTETFFRGHENSQFELTPSLFRRRADGGWQFLPSEDRLCKELLIAHYDDFQSDQYCFDRLVRMQHYRLPTRLLDISSNPLVALFFACHSDPEPLDVDGEVIIFHVKEDNMKYYDSDTVSCISNISNLTYDQKNSLDLNLEVDIFNQTQSALKLLHHIKSEKGFFEARIAPDDLRSIICVKAKRNNTRIKSQSGAFLLFGHEATLPEYGQDGIEINRVSIQNKREILKQLNSLNINAMSVYPSIDQTAVHLRARYLASQGR; translated from the coding sequence ATGTCCGAGAATTTCAATTATATCGCCTTTGGCGCACGCGAAATGGTTGAAGACCCGGTTGGCCTAATTGGGATGACACGGGGGCGAATGTTTGAATACACGCCTAGCGATATAGCTAAGCGCCTCGAAAATCTTGAGCCAAGCTCAATCGCCTTCCTTGAAAGCATCCCCACGTTTCTTTGTACGGAAATTGAACGCGCCAAGGGATCCGCCTCCATGCTGATAAAGTATGGGGTAATCGAAAACACCACCGTAAGCCCAAAGGAAGTATCCACGTCGTTCACGACGATAATCGATTTTGGAGATGTGACGTTCTCTGACATAGAGGCGGCACGTGAAGTCTTCGACGCCAGCGGCTTTCAGCTTTATCGCACGCATTGGGCCGTTAGGGTGGGAGATGCAAATCAAATTCTAGCGCGGCTCGGAGAAATCAAGCCAGAACTCAGAGAAGCAGTCCAAGCACAACTGGCCCCCAATGCAGCCGCAATATTGACTGAACCGCCTCCGCGCACCAAGAAAATAATTGGCACGGCTGACAGCGTGGAACAATTCCTGCAAATACTTTATAGTCTAGCAGCCAAAGAGGATACCGAAACATTCTTTCGGGGGCATGAAAATTCGCAATTTGAGCTCACGCCCTCGCTGTTTCGGCGCAGGGCTGATGGAGGATGGCAGTTCCTGCCCAGCGAAGATCGACTCTGCAAAGAACTTCTTATTGCTCATTATGACGATTTTCAATCTGATCAATATTGTTTCGATAGGCTAGTAAGAATGCAGCATTACAGACTACCAACTCGACTACTTGATATATCCAGCAACCCCCTTGTTGCGCTGTTTTTTGCGTGCCACAGTGATCCCGAACCACTCGATGTCGATGGTGAAGTCATTATTTTTCATGTAAAAGAAGATAACATGAAATATTATGACTCTGATACAGTAAGTTGTATATCTAATATTTCAAATCTAACATACGATCAAAAGAATTCGCTAGACTTGAATCTCGAAGTAGATATTTTTAATCAGACTCAATCCGCACTCAAATTGCTTCACCATATCAAATCTGAAAAAGGTTTTTTTGAAGCGAGGATCGCACCAGACGACCTCAGATCGATAATTTGCGTAAAGGCCAAACGCAATAATACTAGAATAAAATCTCAGTCGGGCGCATTCTTGTTGTTTGGCCACGAAGCCACACTGCCTGAATACGGACAGGATGGGATTGAAATAAATCGCGTATCCATTCAAAATAAGAGGGAAATTCTCAAACAACTGAACAGCCTAAACATCAATGCGATGAGTGTTTACCCCAGCATCGACCAAACGGCGGTTCATCTTCGAGCGAGGTATTTGGCTTCGCAAGGCAGATGA